A region from the Sutcliffiella horikoshii genome encodes:
- a CDS encoding D-2-hydroxyacid dehydrogenase: protein MRITNILFTGRLVKELEGLLNLEETLKGRDLRFIAEDDVSLEDLNWADAYVAFHPVANFHFGNLKWVHSLGAGVDRYMDLGDRWPEEVLLTRTITSFGQKIGEYTLSYMLKELQNHDKFRDHQERGEWKMVAPRALDEVKVVVFGTGEIGQELARILAFFGVRVEGVSRSGAEKDHFCRVMSLEEIDDSCLRKADFIINTLPLTKETERLFDKRFFGRVNQAVFVNVGRGATVDHGALLDALNSGALKAAVLDVFEQEPLPADNPLWSHPGVTITPHISAITTPEEAVVCFLETLEAVESGGELWNRVDVGRGY, encoded by the coding sequence ATGAGAATTACTAATATCCTTTTTACAGGTAGGTTGGTAAAAGAGTTAGAGGGATTACTTAATTTAGAGGAAACGTTAAAGGGGCGTGACCTGCGTTTTATAGCTGAGGATGATGTTTCGTTGGAGGATTTAAATTGGGCGGATGCTTATGTGGCCTTTCATCCTGTTGCAAACTTCCATTTTGGCAATTTAAAGTGGGTGCATTCACTCGGTGCGGGTGTAGACCGTTATATGGATTTGGGTGACAGATGGCCAGAGGAAGTCCTATTAACAAGAACGATTACTTCTTTTGGGCAAAAAATTGGCGAGTATACGCTTAGTTATATGTTAAAAGAATTACAAAATCACGATAAGTTTCGTGACCACCAGGAGCGTGGGGAATGGAAGATGGTTGCTCCCCGGGCCTTGGATGAAGTGAAGGTTGTCGTTTTCGGCACAGGAGAGATTGGCCAGGAGCTGGCAAGGATTCTAGCATTTTTTGGAGTGAGGGTGGAAGGTGTATCGCGCAGTGGGGCTGAAAAGGATCACTTTTGCAGGGTGATGTCATTGGAAGAGATCGATGATAGTTGCTTAAGGAAGGCGGACTTTATCATCAATACCTTGCCGCTGACGAAAGAGACGGAGCGTTTGTTTGATAAGCGGTTTTTTGGTCGAGTGAATCAAGCCGTCTTCGTCAATGTGGGAAGAGGGGCGACTGTGGATCATGGAGCCTTGTTGGATGCATTGAACAGTGGTGCGCTTAAAGCCGCAGTTCTTGATGTATTTGAGCAGGAACCGTTACCTGCTGACAATCCGCTGTGGAGCCACCCAGGCGTGACGATCACTCCGCATATTTCCGCGATAACGACACCTGAAGAAGCGGTAGTGTGTTTTTTGGAGACGTTGGAGGCTGTGGAGAGCGGAGGGGAGTTGTGGAATCGTGTGGATGTTGGGCGGGGGTATTGA
- a CDS encoding TRAP transporter permease, whose protein sequence is MVSAIAILYSLFHLYVTFNPMPALQQRAVHVAVGIALVFILYPVTKKQDRKRVAWYDWILFLLALSSAGYLISEYTQIVTTRGGIPNTLDILVAVMTVILVLEAARRVTGIILPIIALIFLAYPFVSHMNWMPLKMATRPYDLGDIFGQLFLKTEGLYSTAIGASVNFIFLFILFGAFLARSGMGQFFNDLALALAGHKQGGPAKVAVISSGFMGSINGAAVANVVGTGAFTIPLMKKIGYTRNFAGAVEASASVGGQILPPIMGASAFIMAETTGIAYGTIALAALIPAVLYFLGVIMQVHFRAGKDNLKGIPKANLPKVKEIMKERGHLLLPIVFLIVLLYQNLPIAHAAFYTIISTVVVAAFRKNTRMSFKDILGGLEDGARQSLSVMVACAVVGIIIGVVSLTSFGNVMTSSITSLGADSLFLTLFFTMIASMVLGMGLPSIPAYIITATMAAPALAEFGIPILVAHMFVFYFGIFANITPPVALAAFAGAGISGGDPMRTGFNALKLSIAGFIIPYLFVYNPAMLMIDTTDAAVNARDFAMPPVMEILLISVTAIIGIIALSAAVEGYFKTELNVFLRILMGAGAFMMIIPEANSDIYGIIIVGVTMGINFMQGKKQENKPNITV, encoded by the coding sequence ATGGTATCTGCCATTGCTATCCTATATTCTTTATTCCATTTATACGTGACTTTTAACCCCATGCCTGCCTTGCAACAGAGAGCAGTCCATGTTGCGGTGGGAATAGCCCTGGTTTTTATTTTATATCCAGTCACTAAAAAGCAAGATCGAAAAAGGGTAGCTTGGTATGATTGGATTTTATTTCTATTAGCACTTAGCTCTGCAGGATATCTTATTTCAGAATACACGCAAATTGTCACCACGCGTGGAGGAATTCCTAATACACTAGATATTTTAGTGGCAGTAATGACTGTCATACTAGTCCTGGAGGCAGCAAGGCGAGTAACAGGCATTATCCTGCCAATTATAGCGCTGATCTTCCTAGCCTACCCTTTTGTCAGTCATATGAATTGGATGCCTCTTAAAATGGCAACCCGTCCTTATGATTTAGGAGATATCTTCGGACAATTATTTTTAAAAACGGAAGGTTTATATTCTACAGCCATTGGTGCGTCGGTTAATTTTATCTTTCTATTCATCCTGTTCGGGGCCTTTTTGGCTCGTTCAGGCATGGGACAATTTTTTAATGATCTTGCCTTAGCTCTAGCAGGTCACAAGCAAGGTGGACCTGCGAAAGTAGCGGTCATTTCAAGTGGGTTTATGGGAAGTATTAACGGTGCAGCTGTTGCCAATGTTGTAGGTACAGGAGCATTCACCATTCCGTTGATGAAAAAGATAGGTTACACGCGAAATTTTGCTGGAGCTGTCGAGGCAAGTGCCTCTGTGGGTGGACAGATTCTTCCGCCGATCATGGGCGCGAGTGCTTTCATCATGGCAGAAACGACCGGAATTGCCTATGGTACCATAGCGCTTGCTGCTTTAATTCCAGCTGTTTTATATTTCTTAGGGGTTATCATGCAGGTTCATTTCCGTGCAGGAAAAGATAACTTAAAAGGTATACCAAAAGCAAACCTCCCAAAAGTGAAGGAAATCATGAAGGAACGCGGGCATCTCTTGCTTCCAATCGTATTTCTGATCGTGTTGCTTTATCAGAATTTACCGATTGCTCATGCCGCTTTTTATACTATTATTTCAACGGTGGTAGTAGCAGCATTTAGAAAGAATACTAGAATGTCTTTCAAGGATATTTTAGGAGGACTTGAGGATGGAGCGAGACAATCGTTATCAGTGATGGTTGCTTGTGCGGTGGTCGGAATTATTATTGGAGTAGTTAGCTTGACTAGCTTTGGGAATGTGATGACTTCCTCCATTACGAGTCTTGGTGCAGATTCCTTGTTCCTTACTCTATTCTTTACGATGATTGCTTCCATGGTACTGGGAATGGGCTTACCATCCATCCCGGCATATATTATTACTGCAACGATGGCTGCACCAGCGTTGGCTGAATTTGGTATTCCAATTCTTGTTGCTCATATGTTCGTATTTTATTTTGGTATTTTTGCTAATATAACTCCTCCTGTTGCCTTGGCAGCTTTTGCGGGAGCGGGAATATCCGGCGGAGATCCAATGCGAACAGGATTCAATGCCTTAAAGCTTTCAATTGCGGGATTCATCATTCCTTATTTGTTTGTCTATAATCCGGCAATGTTAATGATTGATACGACTGATGCAGCTGTAAATGCCAGAGACTTTGCAATGCCGCCAGTCATGGAAATCCTTTTGATTTCTGTAACAGCTATTATAGGAATTATTGCATTGAGTGCAGCGGTTGAGGGTTATTTTAAGACCGAATTAAATGTGTTCTTGCGAATTTTGATGGGAGCAGGTGCATTTATGATGATTATTCCTGAAGCTAATTCGGATATCTACGGTATCATCATCGTCGGTGTGACAATGGGAATTAACTTTATGCAAGGAAAAAAACAAGAGAACAAACCGAATATAACCGTGTAA
- a CDS encoding cupredoxin domain-containing protein: MINSYTRFAATLLLLQIGTIILTGLFLLRHFPVIHIMNGVIALIVALLLLFIKWKWTPVFGILYGLLFTMLTVPSYFISMFRHIDPEYNAMLEASNPFFGISTLTALLVLGILFFSTAGLVANLRPAQQPPTWFPKVRSVIYGATIMGLLISLYLQQHWVTGINATAMEKLPTIVMKPDSVEPASIEVQAGEPLVFHIKNQSENKCHILQFPELGESVHMEQGRSGLLIIDPEPGTYTYGCKPHHGYMNENIKGTLIVKPK; this comes from the coding sequence TTGATAAACAGCTATACCAGATTTGCAGCGACACTCTTGTTATTACAGATTGGCACCATCATCCTTACAGGATTATTTTTATTACGTCATTTTCCCGTCATACATATTATGAACGGCGTAATTGCACTTATTGTAGCTTTATTACTTCTCTTTATAAAATGGAAGTGGACACCAGTCTTTGGCATACTTTACGGCCTTTTGTTTACCATGCTCACCGTGCCCTCTTATTTCATCTCCATGTTTAGACATATTGATCCTGAGTACAATGCTATGCTGGAAGCAAGTAATCCTTTCTTTGGTATCAGTACCCTGACCGCCCTTTTAGTTCTTGGTATCCTATTTTTTTCGACTGCCGGATTAGTCGCAAATCTTCGGCCGGCCCAACAGCCTCCTACGTGGTTTCCAAAAGTAAGAAGTGTCATTTATGGTGCTACCATCATGGGGCTTTTGATAAGTCTTTATCTCCAGCAACATTGGGTGACAGGAATAAACGCAACAGCTATGGAAAAGTTGCCAACCATTGTGATGAAACCAGACTCGGTCGAACCGGCAAGCATAGAAGTGCAGGCTGGCGAACCGTTAGTATTCCACATAAAAAATCAATCGGAAAATAAATGCCACATTCTTCAGTTTCCAGAGTTAGGTGAAAGTGTGCATATGGAACAGGGCCGTTCTGGCTTGCTTATTATAGATCCTGAACCTGGCACATATACTTACGGGTGTAAGCCGCATCATGGGTATATGAATGAAAATATTAAAGGTACTTTAATCGTGAAGCCAAAATAG
- a CDS encoding YwqI/YxiC family protein: MSTEIKIKKSEIEQALAQMKSSSEALTSSFPSSIGSGNRLDVVNKLNEINRILEQLTENYKALLLHNEEMTRQSVEQMVEKDQELSSKMLIR, encoded by the coding sequence ATGAGTACAGAAATTAAAATAAAGAAAAGTGAGATAGAGCAGGCCCTAGCACAAATGAAATCCTCCTCAGAAGCTCTTACATCCTCTTTCCCCTCTTCAATTGGAAGCGGCAACCGTTTAGATGTCGTAAATAAGTTAAATGAAATAAACCGTATATTAGAACAACTGACAGAAAACTATAAGGCCCTCTTGCTGCATAACGAAGAAATGACCAGACAGTCTGTAGAACAGATGGTGGAAAAAGACCAAGAGCTCTCCTCTAAGATGCTGATTCGATAG
- a CDS encoding TAXI family TRAP transporter solute-binding subunit, with translation MKKFKKIGATVVSALAISTMLVACGGGEGASGGDGEGLDTRLVTIGTGGSSGPYNIIGSSLANIYSDEYGVNSKSQATGASVENINLIKEGKIEMAFVMSDVLTEAVEGTGNFSEKVDNVAQVATLYPNFVQIVTTEDSGIESIEDLVGKRVAVGDQNSGVEVNARNLLAGHDISYDDITVDYLGYAEAADGLKSGSIDAAFLTSGLPNASVLELAKTIDLKLVSVDSAKIQEIAQDQPYFVSLDIPAGTYDNEEAVPTAAIMNALVVNSDLSEEDVYELTKTFFDSLDTLGNAHQAATEISLEAAQEGMVAPVHPGAQKFYDEQ, from the coding sequence ATGAAGAAATTTAAAAAAATCGGCGCAACTGTTGTAAGCGCTTTAGCTATTAGCACTATGCTTGTAGCATGTGGCGGAGGAGAAGGTGCTAGTGGTGGGGACGGCGAAGGTCTGGATACTAGATTGGTAACCATCGGTACAGGTGGATCGTCTGGCCCTTACAATATTATTGGATCATCCCTGGCTAACATTTATTCTGATGAGTACGGGGTAAATTCCAAGTCACAGGCTACTGGTGCTTCTGTGGAGAATATTAACCTAATCAAAGAAGGCAAAATAGAAATGGCCTTTGTCATGAGTGATGTATTAACGGAAGCGGTGGAAGGTACAGGGAACTTCTCAGAAAAGGTAGATAATGTCGCACAGGTTGCAACTCTTTATCCGAACTTTGTTCAGATTGTAACAACAGAGGATTCCGGAATTGAATCAATAGAGGACCTTGTTGGGAAACGTGTTGCAGTAGGAGATCAAAATTCAGGGGTGGAAGTGAATGCTAGAAATCTATTAGCAGGTCATGACATTTCTTATGATGACATTACGGTTGACTACTTGGGGTATGCAGAAGCAGCTGATGGACTTAAATCTGGGTCTATTGACGCGGCATTTCTTACAAGTGGATTGCCAAATGCTTCTGTATTAGAACTTGCAAAAACAATCGATTTGAAGCTTGTATCGGTGGATTCTGCCAAAATCCAAGAGATTGCACAAGACCAACCATATTTTGTTTCATTGGATATTCCAGCAGGTACGTATGATAACGAAGAAGCAGTACCAACTGCAGCAATTATGAATGCATTGGTCGTTAACAGTGATTTAAGTGAAGAAGATGTTTATGAATTGACTAAAACGTTCTTTGATAGCTTGGATACATTAGGGAATGCTCACCAGGCTGCAACAGAAATTTCGTTGGAAGCTGCACAAGAGGGCATGGTAGCACCGGTTCATCCAGGAGCACAAAAATTCTACGATGAACAATAA
- a CDS encoding DUF1850 domain-containing protein: protein MKKKVIAIILSSATVLLLLGLFFVPFRTALVFHVQNTEQIQAFLPIDEEDTFQIIFTHSIHLTDVVEKYKVRDDRHIVQTEIIYEEFGIGMPSNAEEGEEFVYEDGKYHIRDLNNVFSSMNVRNGKTVSKNRLAWGENGEKMVWFNEYFTPGDWYNVRVEELTLWQYMKGMKIHE from the coding sequence ATGAAAAAGAAAGTGATTGCCATTATTTTATCCTCTGCAACCGTATTACTCTTATTGGGGCTTTTTTTTGTCCCATTTCGAACCGCGCTCGTTTTCCATGTACAAAACACCGAACAAATACAAGCATTCCTTCCCATTGATGAAGAGGACACATTTCAAATCATCTTTACACACTCCATCCATTTAACAGATGTGGTGGAAAAGTATAAGGTGCGAGATGATCGCCACATCGTGCAAACAGAGATTATTTACGAAGAATTCGGGATAGGCATGCCATCGAATGCGGAAGAGGGAGAAGAATTTGTATATGAAGATGGAAAATATCATATAAGAGATTTAAATAACGTATTCTCCTCCATGAATGTCCGAAACGGAAAAACCGTTTCCAAGAACCGCCTTGCCTGGGGCGAGAATGGAGAAAAGATGGTATGGTTTAACGAATACTTTACTCCAGGAGACTGGTATAATGTAAGAGTAGAAGAGTTGACATTATGGCAGTATATGAAAGGAATGAAAATACATGAGTGA
- a CDS encoding YwqH-like family protein has protein sequence MSIAYYNALLREKQQHLQRLQDCQSQLRGKQQEFASFRASVTRPELSSFTWQGTLANRFEDIRTNGMLHYYSEMEQSQFSSIFSGIENKIQQLHREINSLKQTIASLELQLAEERAANRYN, from the coding sequence TTGTCTATCGCATATTACAATGCTCTGCTCAGGGAAAAGCAGCAGCATCTTCAGCGTCTCCAAGACTGCCAAAGTCAACTGAGGGGCAAACAACAGGAGTTTGCTAGTTTTAGAGCTTCCGTCACACGGCCCGAACTTTCCTCGTTTACTTGGCAGGGGACACTTGCCAACCGATTTGAAGATATCCGGACAAATGGAATGCTTCATTATTATTCAGAAATGGAGCAAAGCCAATTCAGTTCGATCTTCTCAGGTATCGAAAATAAAATTCAACAACTACATCGTGAAATCAACTCACTAAAACAGACCATTGCTTCATTAGAGTTGCAGCTTGCAGAAGAACGAGCTGCCAATCGTTACAATTAA
- a CDS encoding DUF1850 domain-containing protein, with the protein MNNKIFILGSTVLIVLLLFLFVRIPVVYVSFDEGGFQLNEDSFEIYWIHSVEKEPWLETYEKRGDRLFLAKTRFKTFGAGTPSDGEIIPSNDGFVHMKIDREVEVVNLIVSKNVETTLITESSEYHLYELVEDYENVSISINKLPLWQYLRGEIS; encoded by the coding sequence ATGAACAATAAAATTTTTATTTTGGGGAGCACTGTTCTTATTGTGCTCCTTCTTTTCCTTTTTGTGAGGATTCCAGTCGTCTATGTTTCTTTTGATGAGGGTGGATTTCAGCTGAATGAGGACTCTTTTGAAATTTATTGGATACATTCCGTGGAAAAAGAACCATGGCTAGAAACCTATGAAAAAAGGGGAGATAGGCTTTTTCTAGCAAAGACTCGTTTTAAAACTTTTGGGGCCGGAACTCCATCTGACGGTGAAATCATTCCTTCTAATGACGGCTTTGTTCATATGAAAATAGACCGAGAAGTGGAGGTTGTTAACCTAATTGTTTCAAAGAATGTAGAAACAACACTCATAACCGAGTCAAGTGAATATCATCTGTACGAATTAGTGGAAGACTACGAGAACGTATCAATAAGCATAAATAAACTACCTTTATGGCAGTACTTAAGAGGTGAGATAAGTTGA
- a CDS encoding TRAP transporter permease, translated as MSDKNDRQELTAEEQEKLLEKYDPDAQTRNLTGYAAKVVFFMLIAFSLFQLYTGIFGQLTAYLQRTVHLGFALTLIFLLFPARKGGNKTKIAWYDYILVGLTVVVCGYWPVYYDTLVQQIGSITSAQAVIGGLAILLVIEATRRAIGLPITIIAVVFMVYALFGPYMPGMLIHRGLSLEQLIQSMFFTTDGILGTPLQVSSTYIFLFLLFGAFLVQTGVGNYFNDLAISIAGRRTGGPAKVAIFSSALQGTISGSSVANTVTTGSYTIPLMKRLGYHRNFAGAVEAAASTGGQIMPPIMGAAAFLMIEFAGVPYWEIAKAATIPAILYFSGIWIMTHLEAKKQGLLGLPKEEIPKKMEVLKKIHLLLPIIVIVVLLFQGFSIERTALLGILSTIIVSLFRKDTRITPAKFILALTNGARTALGVAAATACAGIIVGVVTKTGLGLKLGNSLVSMAAAITSTPTLLLLLTLFFTMIASIILGMGSPTTANYIITSTIALPAILALNDQLEVAIPVLAAHMFVFYFGIVADITPPVALAAFAATGISKGEPIRTGINASKLAIAAFIIPYMFVFQPQLLMIDTTIPEVAWILVTSIIGMISIGAGLIGFWYRKLHWIERILTVLTGLLLIYPEANTDIFGFIAFGIMLALQIFWKRGNTDKGVKNTVGEAN; from the coding sequence ATGAGTGATAAAAACGACCGTCAGGAATTAACGGCTGAAGAACAAGAAAAGCTGCTAGAGAAGTACGATCCGGATGCACAAACAAGAAACCTTACCGGTTACGCAGCAAAAGTTGTCTTCTTTATGTTGATTGCCTTTTCCCTTTTTCAACTATACACAGGAATATTTGGTCAGCTTACCGCATACCTACAACGTACGGTTCACTTAGGTTTTGCTTTGACTTTGATATTCTTGCTATTTCCAGCAAGAAAAGGCGGAAATAAAACGAAAATTGCTTGGTATGATTATATTTTAGTAGGATTGACCGTTGTTGTATGCGGGTATTGGCCTGTTTACTACGACACGTTAGTTCAACAAATTGGAAGCATCACTTCCGCACAAGCTGTTATTGGTGGCTTGGCCATCCTCTTAGTTATTGAAGCAACCAGACGGGCAATTGGACTTCCGATAACCATTATTGCCGTCGTATTTATGGTTTACGCGCTTTTCGGTCCTTACATGCCGGGAATGCTGATTCATAGAGGACTTAGTCTCGAACAATTGATTCAATCTATGTTCTTTACAACAGATGGGATCCTTGGTACGCCGTTACAGGTATCATCTACCTATATTTTCTTATTCTTATTATTTGGTGCGTTCTTGGTTCAAACTGGAGTTGGGAACTACTTCAATGATTTGGCGATTTCTATTGCCGGCAGACGAACAGGTGGACCTGCAAAGGTTGCAATTTTCTCCAGTGCTTTACAGGGTACCATTTCCGGTAGTTCCGTTGCTAACACGGTTACGACTGGATCTTATACGATTCCGTTGATGAAACGATTAGGGTATCACCGTAACTTCGCTGGTGCAGTAGAAGCAGCGGCGTCCACTGGTGGGCAAATCATGCCTCCAATAATGGGAGCGGCCGCCTTCTTGATGATCGAATTTGCAGGTGTTCCTTATTGGGAAATTGCTAAAGCTGCAACCATCCCTGCTATTCTATATTTCTCCGGAATTTGGATCATGACCCACTTAGAAGCAAAAAAACAAGGGTTACTAGGATTGCCGAAGGAAGAAATACCAAAGAAAATGGAAGTGCTAAAAAAGATACATCTATTATTGCCTATTATCGTCATTGTTGTCCTATTATTCCAAGGATTCAGTATCGAGAGAACGGCTTTATTAGGTATTTTGAGTACGATCATTGTAAGTTTATTTAGAAAAGATACAAGAATAACTCCAGCTAAATTCATCCTTGCTCTGACAAATGGAGCACGCACCGCCCTTGGCGTCGCTGCTGCAACGGCATGTGCCGGGATCATAGTTGGAGTTGTTACGAAAACTGGTCTTGGACTTAAGCTTGGAAACAGTCTTGTAAGTATGGCTGCTGCCATCACGTCCACTCCAACGTTACTTTTATTACTGACTCTATTCTTCACGATGATCGCATCTATCATCTTGGGTATGGGTTCACCTACGACAGCGAACTATATCATTACGTCTACGATTGCACTTCCTGCAATTTTAGCGCTTAACGACCAATTGGAAGTTGCTATTCCAGTTCTTGCTGCGCATATGTTCGTGTTCTACTTCGGAATTGTTGCAGATATCACCCCACCGGTTGCCTTAGCCGCATTTGCTGCTACAGGGATATCCAAAGGGGAGCCGATCCGTACAGGTATTAATGCTTCAAAACTTGCGATCGCTGCGTTCATCATTCCATATATGTTTGTGTTCCAGCCGCAGTTATTGATGATTGATACAACGATACCGGAAGTGGCCTGGATTCTCGTGACATCCATTATCGGGATGATTTCTATCGGAGCCGGACTTATCGGATTCTGGTACAGAAAACTTCACTGGATTGAACGTATTCTTACCGTTTTAACAGGATTATTGTTAATCTATCCTGAAGCCAATACAGATATCTTCGGATTCATCGCGTTCGGTATTATGCTTGCGCTACAGATTTTCTGGAAACGCGGTAATACTGATAAAGGTGTAAAGAACACGGTTGGAGAAGCAAACTAA
- a CDS encoding TAXI family TRAP transporter solute-binding subunit — MKKNSFLALSMVLLLSLFLAACGGGDNDGSSGEGGSEDPKLMSMLTGGTSGTYYPLGGAMAKVITDETGIQTDAVSSNASADNVVALAEGEAEIAFVQTDVMANAVEGTNAFEGKAVDNVLALGSLYPETVQIVTLADSGISSVEDLKGKKVSVGAPGSGTYINAEQILEIHGMTMDDIDAQNLDFGESTGGIQDGNIDAAFITSGTPTGAVDGLSATNPVSIVPISQEKVDELVEKYPYYAADTIPSGTYGMESEVNTVAVLAMLAVSKDLSEDLVYKITKAIYENTDAISHAKGEFITLDTATDGIGIDFHPGAEKYFKEEGLLD, encoded by the coding sequence ATGAAAAAGAATAGTTTCCTAGCCTTATCTATGGTTCTATTATTATCATTATTCTTAGCTGCATGTGGCGGCGGAGATAATGATGGTTCTAGCGGAGAAGGCGGCAGTGAAGATCCGAAATTAATGAGCATGCTGACAGGTGGAACTAGTGGTACATACTATCCGCTTGGTGGCGCAATGGCAAAGGTAATTACCGATGAAACTGGCATCCAAACTGACGCTGTTTCTTCCAATGCTTCTGCTGATAATGTAGTAGCACTAGCTGAGGGTGAAGCAGAAATCGCTTTCGTACAAACAGACGTTATGGCTAATGCTGTAGAAGGTACGAACGCATTTGAAGGGAAAGCGGTTGACAATGTATTGGCACTTGGATCTCTGTATCCAGAAACCGTTCAAATTGTAACACTTGCTGACTCTGGTATTTCTAGTGTAGAAGATTTAAAAGGTAAAAAGGTGTCTGTAGGTGCTCCTGGTTCAGGTACTTACATTAATGCAGAGCAAATCCTTGAAATCCACGGCATGACAATGGATGATATCGATGCGCAAAACCTAGACTTTGGTGAGTCTACTGGTGGAATCCAAGATGGTAACATCGATGCGGCTTTCATCACTTCTGGTACTCCAACAGGTGCGGTTGACGGTTTGTCCGCTACTAACCCTGTAAGCATTGTTCCAATTTCTCAAGAAAAAGTAGATGAGTTGGTAGAAAAATACCCTTATTATGCTGCTGATACAATCCCATCTGGAACTTACGGCATGGAGAGTGAAGTAAACACAGTAGCGGTACTTGCGATGCTAGCAGTATCCAAAGATCTTTCTGAAGATCTAGTTTACAAAATCACAAAAGCAATCTATGAAAATACAGATGCAATTTCCCACGCTAAGGGTGAATTCATCACACTTGATACAGCAACAGACGGAATCGGTATCGACTTCCACCCTGGTGCTGAAAAGTACTTTAAAGAAGAAGGTCTATTAGATTAA
- a CDS encoding 5-oxoprolinase subunit C family protein, whose translation MSRPLFQVMKPGLLTTVQDLGRTGYQEFGMVVAGAMDNYALQIGNLLVGNDKGEAALEVTIMGPELKALEDVVIAISGGNLSPKVNGKQAPMWKSFRVKKGELIEFGRPVEGARAYICVEGGFDVPVMMGSKSTYLKAQIGGFQGRALEKDDVLYGEPSNEAATGRSIHPDEIPSYKKEIEIRVCLGPHLDAFHESSVETFLSSSYEVTPQSDRMGYRLKGPKIEHKTSADIISEAIPLGGIQVPADGSPILLMADRQTTGGYTRIATVISYDIPLLAQAQPGTSIQFREVSVEEAQKLYQKRAKLFSVLGKVT comes from the coding sequence ATGAGCCGACCACTTTTTCAAGTAATGAAACCTGGCTTACTTACGACTGTCCAGGATTTAGGAAGGACAGGCTATCAGGAATTCGGGATGGTAGTTGCCGGTGCGATGGATAATTATGCTCTTCAGATAGGGAACCTTTTAGTTGGAAACGATAAAGGAGAAGCCGCTCTTGAAGTCACCATTATGGGTCCGGAATTAAAGGCGCTAGAGGACGTGGTGATTGCCATTAGCGGTGGCAATCTATCCCCGAAAGTTAATGGCAAGCAAGCACCTATGTGGAAGAGTTTCAGGGTGAAAAAGGGGGAGCTAATTGAGTTTGGAAGGCCAGTGGAAGGAGCCCGTGCCTATATTTGTGTAGAGGGTGGCTTTGATGTACCAGTCATGATGGGAAGTAAGTCGACATACCTGAAGGCGCAAATCGGCGGGTTCCAAGGAAGGGCATTGGAAAAAGATGATGTATTGTACGGAGAACCTTCGAATGAGGCAGCAACAGGTCGTTCCATCCATCCTGATGAAATCCCCTCTTATAAAAAAGAGATCGAAATCAGAGTTTGTCTTGGTCCGCATCTTGATGCCTTTCATGAATCCTCTGTAGAAACATTTTTGTCCTCGAGTTATGAAGTTACACCACAATCCGATCGCATGGGGTACAGATTGAAAGGACCTAAAATCGAGCATAAAACATCTGCAGATATCATTTCAGAAGCGATTCCTTTAGGGGGAATACAAGTGCCTGCAGATGGAAGTCCGATTCTTTTAATGGCAGATCGCCAGACGACTGGAGGATATACAAGAATTGCTACGGTCATTTCTTATGATATTCCGCTTTTAGCGCAGGCTCAGCCAGGCACTTCCATCCAATTCAGGGAAGTGTCTGTGGAAGAAGCACAAAAATTGTATCAAAAAAGAGCCAAGCTTTTCAGCGTTCTCGGAAAAGTGACCTGA